A window of Nocardiopsis sp. Huas11 genomic DNA:
GCGCGGGAGGTCGTCGTCCGGGCTCGGAGGTCGGCGCCGAACTTCCGGGGTGAAATGTCCGGGATGCTGGGATCTGATCGCGGAGCGACGGTAGTGTCTGTTCGTTCGGCGAGTCCCCCCGCCTCCCTCGTTCCCGAGATCCGGAGCACGCCCGTGTCCTCTCCCCAGAACCCGTCGGGTCCCCAGGAACCGCCCTACGGTCCGACCGGCGGACAGCCTGCGTACGGGCAGCCCGACCCCGACCACGGTCCACCCGGCGGTCGGCCGAACTTCGGTCCTCCGCCCGGACAGCCCCCGTACGGTCCGCCCGGGGGCGACCCGAACTTCGGTTCCCCCGGTGGGCAGCCCCCGTATGGCCCGCCCGGTGGTGACCCCAACTTCGGTCCGCCCGGCGGCGACCCGAACTTCGGTCCCCCCGGTGGGCAGCCCCCGTATGGCCCACCCGGTGGTGACCCGAACTTCGGCCCTCCGCCCGGTGGTGACGCCCACTACGGTGCGCCCGGTGGGCAGCCTCCGTACGGTCCGCCCGGGGGTGACCCCAACTTCGGCCCGCCCGGTGGGCAGCCCCCGTACGGTCCTCCGGGTGGCGACCCGAACTACGGCCCGCCCGGCGGCGACCCCCACTACGGCCCTCCGGGTGGGGTACCGCCCAAGCAGGGCATGTCCACCGGGGCCAAGGTCGGCGTCGGCGTCGGTGGCGGCTGCCTGGTGATCCTGCTCGTCATCGTGGTCATCGGCTTCCTGATCGGCCGGGGCGCGAGCGGCGACTCGGACACGGTCACCCCGCCGCCCGCCGCGGAGACGTCGGCTCCGGAGGAGGAGGCCGAGGTGCCGGCCGAGGAGGAGCCCGAGGCCGCCGACACCGGCGTCACCATGACCGCCTCGTACGCGGGCACCGCGGGTGACGTCCTGGACGAGGAGGCCGTGTACACCGTCATCGACGTCACGATCGAGAACGGTTCGGACGAGGACGTCGAGGTCAACCCGCTCTACATCACCGCGACCCTGGCGGACGGCTCCTCGGTGAACGACTGGGGCGAGGTCCTGTTCGCCGATATCGAGCAGATCGAGTCCGGCACCCTCGCCCCCGGCGACAGCGCCTCGGGTCAGATCGCCCTGGTGGGCGAGGTCGAGGTCACCCAGGTCGAGCTGCAGCCCGTGTTCGGTTCGAACGAACCGGTCGCGGTCGCCCCGGTCTCCTGACCCACCGCCGACACGGGCGCCGCAGGCCGGACGAAGGCCTGCGGCGCCCGTGTCCGCTCCTCCCCGCGCGGCCGGTGTGCGGCACGATGGTGTCGCACCCACCCCGGGAGGTCCCACATGGAATCCGCGCACACCGTCAGTGTCGTCCGTGCAGCCGAACACGCCCTCATGGCACGAGTGCCCGACGGGGCGCTGATGCGCCGGGCGGCGACCGGCCTGGCCGGGCACTGCGCCCGGCTGCTGCCGCGCGTGTACGGGTCGAGCGTCGTGCTGCTGGTGGGCAGCGGGGACAACGGCGGGGACGCGCTGTACGCGGGCGCGTTCCTGGCCGCGCGCGGTGCGGCCGTGCGCGCCCTGCTCGCCGGAAGCGGCGTCCACGAGGGCGGAGCCGCGGCGCTGCGGGCGGCCGGCGGGCGGATCCACCGCTTCACCGACGCCACGGCCGACGACACCGACCTGTTCGACGCCGACCTGATCGTCGACGGCCTGCTGGGCATCGGCGGCCGCGGCGGGCTGCGCGAACCCCACGCCACTCTCGCCCTCCTGGCGGGGAACTCCCCGGCGCCGGTGGTGGCGGCGGACCTGCCGAGCGGCGTGGACGCCGACACCGGCGAGGTCGGCGGAGTGGCCGTCCGAGCCGACGTCACCGTCACCTTCGGCACGCACAAGCCGGGTCTGTTCGTGGACCCCGGCGCGGACCGGGCCGGACGGGTGGAGCTCGTGGACATCGGGCTCGCCCCGGAGCTGCCGGGCGCGGCCGCGGTCCGTCCACAGGCTGTGGACATCGCCTCGCTGCTGCCGACCCCGGGCGTGGAGTCCGACAAGTACCGACGGGGCGTCCTCGACGTCCGTGCCGGGTCCGACCAGTACCGGGGCGCGGCCGTATTGTGCGTCGGCGGCGCGCTGCGCACGGGCGTGGGGATGGTCCGCTACGGGGGCGCGCAGGAGGCCGTCCAGCAGGTGCTCGCGCGCTGGCCCGAGGCCGTGGCCAGCGTCCACGACCCCCAGAACACCACCGACCTGGCTCCCGGTCGGGTGGCGGCCGTGGTCATCGGCCCGGGCCGCGGGACCAACCCGTCCAACGCCGACGAGCTCC
This region includes:
- a CDS encoding DUF4352 domain-containing protein, with translation MSTGAKVGVGVGGGCLVILLVIVVIGFLIGRGASGDSDTVTPPPAAETSAPEEEAEVPAEEEPEAADTGVTMTASYAGTAGDVLDEEAVYTVIDVTIENGSDEDVEVNPLYITATLADGSSVNDWGEVLFADIEQIESGTLAPGDSASGQIALVGEVEVTQVELQPVFGSNEPVAVAPVS
- a CDS encoding NAD(P)H-hydrate dehydratase, coding for MESAHTVSVVRAAEHALMARVPDGALMRRAATGLAGHCARLLPRVYGSSVVLLVGSGDNGGDALYAGAFLAARGAAVRALLAGSGVHEGGAAALRAAGGRIHRFTDATADDTDLFDADLIVDGLLGIGGRGGLREPHATLALLAGNSPAPVVAADLPSGVDADTGEVGGVAVRADVTVTFGTHKPGLFVDPGADRAGRVELVDIGLAPELPGAAAVRPQAVDIASLLPTPGVESDKYRRGVLDVRAGSDQYRGAAVLCVGGALRTGVGMVRYGGAQEAVQQVLARWPEAVASVHDPQNTTDLAPGRVAAVVIGPGRGTNPSNADELRAVLESDRPVLVDADGLTLLSGKGGSPLADDVRERGAHTLLTPHAGELARLLGVEREGVEVRRTEYAARAAEEFGCTVLLKGSTTVIAQPGLPFAVNPTGTPLLATAGTGDVLSGAIGALLAAGLPAYEAAMCGAYLHGRAAHLARDGAPISASDLLDALPLAVTEVRRTA